From Anolis carolinensis isolate JA03-04 unplaced genomic scaffold, rAnoCar3.1.pri scaffold_8, whole genome shotgun sequence, a single genomic window includes:
- the got1l1 gene encoding putative aspartate aminotransferase, cytoplasmic 2 — protein MGTLSVFLDVPLTETDIPLDVYREDPSPKKVCLGHTGCQTDCPDEAWIPAVVQRVLLQIPQDPTLDHEYLPQLGMTAFTTAAMELLIGKDSHALLENRAGAVQTVGGTGAVWIGAEFLKRWYKPNDSAPATVYISVPQIGNLGCIFHAAGFTDICTYHYWDPVSLTVDTEGLLEELQNAPDGAIVSLHEPAEMGLTPKEWKKVAAVMTEKHLFPFFDIETQGLASGNLDRDAWVLRHFVDNNFELLCAQSFSKIFGLYDEHVGNLIVVTKDNETLIRIHSQMAAQIGMVWFCPSGLGGRVIAIVLRNPALLYEWKQSLKALVKRIMLIREKLKEKLRILGTPGSWEHITTQSGVNSFIGLLPSQVDFLAKRKHIYLLPNGQINICSINSRNLNYVAQSIHEAVLSTTIEDHSQSTWNTDLDYLAKNSIDQVPTRIIFK, from the exons ATGGGGACTCTTTCCGTTTTCCTTGACGTTCCATTAACGGAAACAGACATCCCCTTAGATGTCTACAGAGAAGATCCTTCACCTAAAAAAGTGTGCCTTGGCCATACAG GCTGCCAGACAGATTGTCCAGACGAAGCCTGGATCCCGGCGGTGGTGCAACGGGTTCTGCTTCAAATCCCTCAGGATCCAACTTTGGATCACGAATACCTCCCTCAACTGGGCATGACGGCATTCACTACGGCAGCCATGGAGCTACTGATCGGCAAAGACAGTCACGCTCTCTTAGAAAACAGG gcAGGTGCTGTTCAAACAGTCGGTGGGACTGGAGCAGTGTGGATTGGAGCTGAATTTCTGAAACGCTGGTACAAACCTAATGATTCTGCTCCAGCAACTGTTTATATCTCTGTACCACAGATAG GCAATCTTGGTTGTATATTCCATGCTGCTGGCTTTACGGACATTTGTACCTATCATTATTGGGATCCTGTCAGTCTGACTGTTGACACGGAAGGGTTACTAGAAGAACTCCAG AATGCACCAGACGGCGCTATTGTTTCACTCCACGAACCTGCAGAAATGGGCCTGACACCCAAAGAGTGGAAAAAAGTTGCCGCAGTCATGACA GAAAAGCATCTCTTCCCCTTTTTTGATATTGAAACTCAAGGACTGGCTTCAGGAAACCTGGACAGAGATGCCTGGGTACTACGGCACTTTGTGGATAATAACTTTGAGCTTCTATGTGCTCAGtccttttccaaaatatttgggTTATATG ATGAGCATGTAGGGAACCTCATTGTGGTGACAAAAGATAATGAGACACTGATCCGAATTCACTCTCAGATGGCCGCGCAGATCGGCATGGTCTGGTTCTGCCCATCTGGTTTGGGAGGACGGGTCATTGCCATCGTCCTGCGCAACCCTGCTCTGCTGTACGAATG GAAACAAAGTCTCAAGGCATTAGTAAAGAGGATCATGCTGATCAGAGAGAAATTGAAAGAGAAACTGCGTATCTTGGGAACGCCAGGTTCTTGGGAGCATATTACTACCCAGTCAGGAGTAAATAGCTTTATTGGTCTCCTCC CCTCCCAAGTGGATTTTCTGGCCAAGCGCAAGCACATCTACCTCCTTCCAAATGGGCAGATCAACATCTGCAGCATTAACTCAAGGAATCTGAACTACGTTGCACAGAGCATCCATGAAGCAGTTCTGTCCACCACCATTGAAGACCACAGTCAGAGCACATGGAACACGGATTTAGATTATCTAGCCAAAAATTCCATAGACCAAGTGCCAACCAGAATCATTTTTAAATAG
- the LOC100553400 gene encoding prolactin-releasing peptide receptor: MESTGCLNNCPSNQSIYEAGHRNSSNLTSQFSGVQMIQSFKPLIIPCYTLVVLVGIVGNYLLLYVICKTKKMHNVTNFFIGNLAFSDMLMCATCVPFTLAYAFNPQGWVFGKFLCYFVFLMQPMTVYVSVFTLTAIAVDRYYTTMHFLKKRISFVTCVYIIAGIWLLSCALVAPAISHTYHVEFQKEGFAICEEFWMAEEKERLAYAYSTLVLTYILPLSAVSLSYICITIKLKNRIVPGHLTQSQTEFDRLRKRKIFRLLVLVVVAFAVCWLPIHVFNIIRDIDINLINKDYFLLIQLLCHWFAMSSSCCNPFLYAWLHDRFRNGLKEMFSFKQKVIPTNNCVAVSVML; encoded by the exons ATGGAATCCACTGGATGTTTGAACAACTGCCCATCCAATCAGAGCATCTATGAAGCTGGCCATAGGAACAGCTCCAATTTGACTTCTCAGTTCAGCGGGGTGCAGATGATCCAATCTTTTAAACCACTGATCATCCCTTGCTACACGCTGGTTGTCCTTGTGGGCATCGTTGGCAATTATCTCCTCCTCTATGTCATCTGTAAGACTAAGAAAATGCACAATGTCACCAACTTCTTCATCGGAAACCTGGCCTTTTCAGACATGCTGATGTGTGCAACCTGCGTACCTTTTACTTTGGCTTATGCCTTCAACCCCCAAGGATGGGTCTTTGGAAAGTTCCTCTGCTATTTTGTGTTTCTGATGCAGCCCATGACAGTATATGTGTCCGTTTTCACCCTCACAGCTATTGCAGTGGACAG ATATTATACCACCATGCACTTTCTGAAGAAACGCATCTCCTTCGTGACCTGTGTATACATCATTGCTGGCATCTGGCTACTGTCCTGTGCTTTGGTTGCCCCAGCAATTTCCCACACATACCATGTGGAGTTCCAAAAGGAAGGCTTTGCCATCTGCGAGGAGTTCTGGATGGCGGAGGAGAAAGAACGGCTGGCCTATGCGTACAGCACCTTGGTCCTCACGTACATCCTCCCCCTCTCAGCTGTGTCCCTCTCCTACATCTGCATCACCATCAAGCTGAAGAACCGCATTGTACCGGGTCATCTGACGCAAAGCCAGACCGAGTTTGACCGCCTGAGGAAGAGAAAGATCTTCCGCCTGCTCGTGCTGGTGGTTGTTGCATTCGCCGTCTGCTGGCTCCCCATCCATGTCTTCAACATCATCCGCGACATAGACATCAACCTCATCAACAAGGACTATTTCCTTCTGATCCAGCTGCTCTGCCACTGGTTTGCCATGAGCTCCTCCTGCTGCAACCCCTTCCTCTACGCCTGGCTCCACGACCGATTCCGAAACGGCCTGAAAGAGATGTTCAGCTTCAAGCAGAAGGTCATTCCCACCAACAACTGTGTTGCAGTCAGTGTCATGCTTTGA